A single genomic interval of Camelina sativa cultivar DH55 chromosome 11, Cs, whole genome shotgun sequence harbors:
- the LOC104727902 gene encoding F-box/kelch-repeat protein At4g19865-like, which yields MSPTLYRPSATSSFVTSLSGQHSVILVLRPGLLGPSSAIVGNFSTPHTFILPVSTQSVPLLTRALDSGTHISKTFRSILSSTELYAARAHLGTTEQCLYVCLWDCGSYRFPHWFTLWTNPSRTLPDSMIRRRRRNKKTAGQLLVPISSSNVPSVSTATAVVGSEIYVFGGGLVGYEPSSEVQVLDCRSNTWRDASSMNVARKFAPTCVYGEKIYVMGGCEGSENESWAEVFDTRTQTWERLTDPGDEIRNCRISRIREIEGKIKFGNVERKMYGYDTKRCEWENCVNESAIYARWECIMENVSYGFWNKRLLWYDIVNGYWKAVRGLESLLGMYMRNGGSRGHKTKLVCCGGKFLLIWEGYMNRNPDNRKKIWCAEIVIEERDDGVERWGIVERVDVLRTVPRICQLLHCLVVSV from the exons ATGAGTCCGACACTTTACCGTCCATCCGCAACTTCCTCGTTTGTGACTTCTCTGTCCGGTCAACACTCCGTCATTCTCGTCCTTCGTCCAGGACTTCTCGGTCCTTCCTCGGCCATCGTCGGGAACTTCTCCACTCCGCACACGTTCATCCTTCCCGTGTCTACTCAGTCTGTACCGTTACTGACCCGCGCACTTGATTCCGG AACTCACATTTCAAAAACCTTCCGTTCAATCCTCTCTTCCACAGAGCTCTACGCAGCAAGAGCTCACCTAGGAACCACCGAGCAGTGTCTCTATGTATGTCTATGGGATTGTGGAAGTTATAGATTTCCCCATTGGTTCACACTTTGGACTAACCCCAGTCGAACCCTACCCGACTCCATgataaggaggaggagaaggaataAGAAGACAGCTGGACAGTTGTTGGTTCCGATTAGCTCTTCTAATGTTCCATCTGTATCAACGGCCACTGCTGTTGTTGGTTCTGAAATTTATGTATTCGGCGGCGGACTAGTCGGTTATGAACCGTCCTCTGAAGTGCAGGTGCTTGATTGTCGCAGTAACACGTGGCGCGATGCATCTAGTATGAATGTAGCACGGAAATTTGCACCCACATGTGTCTACGGTGAGAAGATCTATGTAATGGGAGGATGTGAAGGATCAGAGAACGAATCATGGGCTGAGGTGTTCGATACAAGGACTCAGACTTGGGAACGCCTCACCGACCCGGGTGATGAGATACGTAACTGTCGCATTAGCAGAATCAGAGAGATCGAAGGTAAAATTAAGTTCGGGAATGTAGAAAGAAAGATGTATGGTTATGACACGAAGCGATGTGAATGGGAGAACTGTGTAAACGAAAGCGCGATATATGCTAGGTGGGAATGTATAATGGAGAATGTTTCATATGGCTTTTGGAACAAGCGATTGTTGTGGTATGACATTGTAAATGGTTATTGGAAAGCGGTGAGAGGGTTAGAGTCATTACTAGGGATGTACATGAGGAATGGTGGATCAAGGGGTCATAAGACTAAACTAGTTTGCTGTGGTGGGAAATTCTTGCTTATTTGGGAAGGGTATATGAATCGTAATCCCGATAATAGGAAGAAGATTTGGTGTGCGGAAATCGTGATAGAAGAGCGTGATGATGGAGTTGAGCGTTGGGGAATTGTTGAGAGGGTTGATGTTTTGCGTACCGTCCCTAGAATATGTCAGCTCTTGCATTGCCTCGTTGTCTCGGTTTGA